Proteins from a single region of Candidatus Woesearchaeota archaeon:
- a CDS encoding NAD(P)/FAD-dependent oxidoreductase, which yields MEKKTPEQNKKNIAIIGAGPAGCYAAYLLAQQGHQVTVYENHPQIGSPVQCTGLLTGDFDQLGLPTEPFLVNTMSSIEVNSPSHKVEMTQKEYLVCRVKFDNYFADLARLAGATLLANHTFLRKEGQELIIHNSLEKKDLHIKPDLVIAADGPLSPTAKAYGFYHPLRENYYGIQAIVEGNFAPAKIQTFFSNDTCPGLFAWVVSESKTRARVGLATKKDSRKHFDAFMQKHNYKAIEMQAGTIPLYHPAQKLQHENCYLLGDAAGFVKATTLGGLIPALKQAKALARSIELGTSYEVEAAPIAKHLKLHLRMRKLLDKFDDKDFDRLVRYVGQSRVLDILQTHTRENPLPIIVKAGIREPRFAYFLKHMI from the coding sequence GTGGAAAAGAAAACTCCAGAACAAAACAAAAAGAACATCGCTATTATTGGTGCTGGTCCCGCAGGGTGTTATGCAGCCTATCTTCTCGCTCAACAAGGTCATCAAGTAACCGTCTATGAAAATCACCCTCAAATCGGCTCGCCAGTACAATGCACTGGTCTTCTAACAGGTGATTTTGACCAATTAGGTCTTCCAACAGAACCGTTTCTTGTAAACACTATGTCTTCCATTGAAGTCAATTCTCCCTCTCATAAAGTAGAAATGACACAAAAAGAATATCTTGTTTGCCGTGTTAAATTTGATAACTATTTCGCTGACCTAGCGAGACTTGCTGGTGCAACTCTGCTCGCTAATCACACTTTTTTACGAAAAGAAGGGCAAGAACTTATTATCCATAACTCCCTAGAAAAAAAAGATTTACACATTAAACCGGATCTCGTTATTGCTGCAGATGGTCCACTTTCTCCCACCGCAAAAGCGTATGGTTTCTATCATCCCCTACGTGAAAATTATTACGGCATACAAGCTATAGTTGAGGGCAATTTTGCTCCAGCAAAAATTCAAACCTTTTTTAGCAACGATACCTGTCCTGGTTTGTTTGCATGGGTAGTTTCTGAATCAAAGACGCGCGCAAGAGTTGGTCTTGCAACCAAAAAAGATAGTCGAAAACACTTTGACGCATTCATGCAAAAACACAATTACAAAGCTATTGAAATGCAAGCTGGAACTATCCCTCTCTATCATCCTGCGCAAAAACTCCAACATGAAAATTGCTATCTTCTTGGGGACGCTGCTGGTTTTGTTAAAGCAACTACACTGGGTGGATTAATACCTGCGCTTAAACAAGCCAAAGCGTTAGCGCGTTCTATTGAATTGGGAACTTCCTACGAAGTAGAAGCAGCACCCATTGCCAAGCATCTCAAACTTCATTTACGTATGAGAAAGCTTCTCGACAAATTCGATGACAAAGATTTTGATCGACTCGTCAGATACGTTGGACAATCAAGGGTTTTGGATATTTTGCAAACACATACTCGAGAAAATCCTTTGCCCATTATTGTCAAAGCAGGTATTCGCGAACCCAGATTTGCGTATTTCTTAAAACACATGATTTAA
- a CDS encoding FHA domain-containing protein, with amino-acid sequence MTNHRAFLYVPAPTQQTNTWGNATVCYDLTTMSPGEYLVIGRQPGTADLAGKLAQVPLRMTTPFKEAGIAAPLGFVSIDVSKNHALIVAGKASNSLQYLLMDLGSQNGTYVNESIGNGIGRKLKPFEPHVLENGTQFGLCAYLTLLRFQRTV; translated from the coding sequence ATGACAAATCACCGCGCTTTTCTCTATGTGCCTGCTCCTACACAACAAACCAATACTTGGGGGAATGCAACAGTTTGCTACGATCTTACAACCATGAGTCCGGGAGAATATTTGGTTATTGGTCGTCAACCTGGAACTGCTGATTTGGCTGGGAAGTTAGCACAAGTCCCTCTAAGAATGACAACGCCTTTTAAGGAAGCTGGCATAGCTGCCCCATTAGGATTTGTAAGTATTGATGTTTCTAAAAACCATGCATTAATTGTTGCTGGAAAAGCAAGCAATTCACTTCAATATTTATTGATGGATTTAGGTAGCCAGAATGGAACATATGTTAATGAATCCATCGGAAATGGGATAGGAAGAAAATTAAAACCGTTCGAGCCTCATGTTTTAGAGAATGGAACTCAATTCGGGTTGTGCGCGTATCTCACTTTATTGAGATTTCAAAGAACCGTTTAA
- a CDS encoding thioredoxin domain-containing protein, protein MEQKQLDDLEETYFGEEFIDDEEEVRVEDLKEKKKPITNVKPVSPPTPVVLPKKTTSKTVSLKSESRATASAASLPQDEEGYVDLQDRSKVEHRETEKVAKVEVKPKRVVETAPSTNPWSGESKTSSESKSSSFGWKIVAGILLILLVASILTAGFRGMNPTSTENDLTLTQAQEKVLDYVNTNLLEAPFVAQVENAADEGNVYRVTLSVAGQNVDSYITKDGEIFFPQGFKTSVAPDVDKAQEPSLANIDITGQPIKGNTNAPVTIVEFSDFECPFCGKFFEETYPQLEKEYIKTGKVKLVFMDFPLSFHPQAQPAALAAACANEQGKFWEYHDLLFKNQELLSAENYQKWATDLELDATKFKTCVDSQKYLKEVQKDLTDGQEYGVSGTPAFFINGKLLSGAQPFTAFKAEIDAQLAIAQPTSVQPTQPSQEAPSQEAPVAPSVPVAPVAQQQPSAQDSDPSTQTQSVALSSKKWSFSPTTIRVKEGAKVLLTITPNDSEPTFSLPSYSFSIPALGVNTPIAGKTVVEFRASKKGTFEFSCSSCPEQRNMKGTLVVE, encoded by the coding sequence ATGGAACAAAAACAGCTCGACGACTTAGAAGAGACGTATTTTGGTGAAGAATTTATTGATGATGAAGAAGAGGTTCGTGTAGAAGATCTCAAAGAAAAAAAGAAACCAATCACCAATGTCAAACCAGTTTCTCCTCCTACTCCCGTTGTCCTTCCTAAGAAGACAACTTCTAAAACAGTTTCTCTCAAATCCGAATCAAGAGCAACAGCTTCTGCCGCCTCTCTTCCACAAGATGAAGAAGGCTATGTTGATCTTCAAGATCGCAGTAAAGTGGAACATCGAGAAACAGAAAAAGTTGCTAAAGTTGAAGTAAAACCAAAACGCGTTGTGGAAACAGCTCCTTCAACAAACCCTTGGAGTGGTGAATCAAAAACATCTTCAGAATCAAAATCATCTTCGTTTGGTTGGAAAATTGTTGCAGGTATTCTGTTGATCCTACTTGTAGCCTCAATTCTTACTGCTGGCTTTCGAGGGATGAATCCAACTTCAACAGAAAATGATCTTACTCTTACTCAAGCCCAAGAAAAAGTCTTAGACTACGTTAATACTAACTTATTAGAAGCTCCTTTTGTAGCACAAGTTGAAAACGCCGCTGATGAAGGTAATGTATATCGTGTTACTCTTTCGGTAGCAGGTCAAAATGTCGATTCCTACATCACCAAAGATGGCGAAATTTTCTTTCCTCAAGGATTTAAAACAAGCGTTGCACCGGATGTTGATAAAGCTCAAGAACCTTCTCTTGCCAATATAGACATTACTGGTCAACCTATAAAAGGAAATACCAATGCCCCTGTAACCATTGTTGAATTTTCAGATTTTGAATGTCCCTTCTGCGGAAAATTCTTTGAGGAAACATATCCTCAATTAGAAAAAGAGTATATCAAAACAGGAAAAGTAAAATTAGTGTTTATGGACTTTCCTTTAAGCTTTCATCCCCAAGCGCAGCCTGCTGCTCTTGCCGCAGCATGTGCCAACGAGCAAGGTAAATTCTGGGAGTATCACGATCTTTTGTTTAAGAATCAAGAACTACTCTCCGCAGAAAATTATCAAAAATGGGCTACTGATCTCGAATTAGATGCTACTAAATTCAAGACATGTGTTGACTCTCAAAAATATCTTAAAGAAGTGCAAAAAGATCTAACTGATGGACAGGAATATGGTGTAAGTGGAACTCCTGCTTTTTTTATCAATGGTAAATTATTAAGTGGAGCGCAGCCTTTCACTGCATTCAAAGCAGAAATAGATGCTCAACTTGCAATTGCTCAACCAACATCTGTTCAACCAACACAACCAAGTCAAGAGGCACCAAGTCAAGAAGCTCCTGTAGCCCCCTCTGTGCCAGTTGCACCCGTAGCTCAACAACAACCCTCAGCTCAAGACTCTGATCCTTCCACCCAAACACAATCCGTGGCGCTCTCATCTAAAAAATGGAGTTTTAGTCCAACCACAATTAGGGTTAAAGAAGGCGCAAAAGTATTATTGACCATAACGCCTAATGATAGCGAACCAACCTTTTCGTTGCCTTCCTACTCTTTTTCCATTCCTGCATTGGGGGTAAATACTCCCATTGCTGGCAAAACCGTTGTGGAGTTTAGAGCATCTAAAAAAGGAACATTTGAGTTTTCCTGCAGCAGTTGTCCAGAACAACGTAACATGAAAGGAACTCTCGTCGTCGAATAA
- a CDS encoding FHA domain-containing protein, with protein sequence METPNVYLDHFFAEDESRRYDLEGLDPGDYVIIGRQPRSGTLLSKLRHLPMDLGLVYIPWETQDAGGIRLLDQDVSLGHAIIMRGKVGALEKQYWLFDLESTNGTWVNRTRVHAGVPVMLGQDSRIGLGYDREDLAFRNKKI encoded by the coding sequence ATGGAAACTCCAAATGTGTATTTGGATCATTTTTTTGCAGAGGATGAGTCTCGACGATATGATCTTGAGGGATTAGACCCAGGTGATTATGTTATTATTGGACGTCAACCACGATCTGGAACATTACTATCTAAATTACGACATTTGCCAATGGATTTAGGATTAGTGTATATTCCGTGGGAAACACAGGATGCTGGTGGGATTAGATTATTAGATCAAGACGTTTCTCTTGGTCATGCTATAATTATGCGAGGAAAGGTTGGTGCTTTGGAGAAGCAATACTGGTTATTTGATTTGGAGAGTACTAATGGTACTTGGGTAAATAGAACAAGAGTTCACGCTGGTGTTCCAGTAATGTTAGGACAAGATTCACGAATTGGTTTAGGATATGATCGAGAAGATTTGGCGTTTCGAAATAAGAAAATTTAG
- a CDS encoding malate dehydrogenase produces MPKNPPLQSSSSKKPFQSLHSTDPLIYHQQPTPGKIAVIPTKSCKTVQDLSLAYTPGVAQPCLEIHKDPTTAYKYTSKGNLVAVISNGTAVLGLGDIGPLAGKPVMEGKGVLFKRFANIDAFDIEINEKDPEKLVQIIASLEPTFGGINLEDIKAPECFYVEQELIKRLSIPLMHDDQHGTAIVAGAGLINALYISKRKIQEVKIIFSGAGAAAIACAKFFIELGAKRENIFLVDSKGVVTTQRVHELSAEKKEFMKNTAAITLADALVGADVFVGVSKGNVLTPTMLRAMKPSPIVFAMANPTPEIAYELAIKEVPGVIMATGRSDYPNQINNVLGFPYLFRAAFDVRATAITPKMKIAAAKGLAALARKKVPADVEKIYGRKFEFGPEYLIPKPLDSRILSNITPLIAKSAMDEGVAQQPIKDMGEYVASLKKLAQKLKKGKF; encoded by the coding sequence ATGCCAAAAAATCCTCCCCTTCAATCATCTTCATCTAAGAAACCCTTTCAGTCTCTTCATTCAACTGATCCTTTAATCTATCATCAACAGCCAACTCCAGGTAAAATTGCAGTCATTCCTACTAAGTCATGTAAGACCGTTCAAGATCTTTCCTTAGCGTATACTCCTGGTGTCGCGCAACCTTGTCTAGAAATTCATAAAGATCCAACCACCGCGTACAAATATACTAGCAAAGGCAATCTTGTTGCCGTCATTTCCAACGGTACAGCAGTTCTTGGTTTAGGTGATATAGGGCCATTAGCAGGCAAGCCTGTCATGGAAGGCAAAGGTGTTTTGTTCAAACGCTTCGCCAACATTGATGCATTTGATATTGAGATCAATGAAAAAGATCCAGAAAAACTAGTCCAGATCATCGCTTCATTAGAACCTACATTTGGTGGCATTAATCTAGAAGATATTAAAGCCCCTGAGTGTTTCTATGTGGAACAGGAATTAATCAAACGTCTCTCTATTCCATTAATGCATGATGATCAACATGGAACAGCGATAGTTGCTGGCGCAGGACTAATTAATGCACTCTATATCTCTAAGAGAAAAATTCAAGAGGTAAAAATCATCTTCTCTGGTGCAGGTGCTGCTGCTATTGCCTGCGCAAAGTTCTTTATCGAATTAGGTGCCAAACGTGAGAATATTTTTCTTGTGGATAGCAAAGGCGTCGTAACCACACAACGCGTCCACGAACTGTCTGCAGAGAAAAAAGAGTTTATGAAAAATACTGCGGCCATTACTCTTGCTGACGCATTAGTTGGAGCTGATGTTTTTGTCGGTGTTTCCAAAGGCAATGTTCTCACACCTACGATGCTGCGTGCAATGAAACCATCGCCTATTGTCTTTGCTATGGCCAATCCCACACCTGAAATTGCCTACGAACTTGCTATCAAAGAAGTGCCTGGCGTAATCATGGCAACAGGACGCAGTGATTATCCCAATCAAATCAATAATGTGTTAGGATTTCCCTATCTTTTCAGAGCTGCCTTTGATGTACGCGCCACAGCAATTACCCCCAAAATGAAAATTGCCGCTGCAAAAGGCTTGGCAGCATTAGCCAGAAAAAAAGTTCCTGCAGATGTTGAAAAAATCTATGGAAGAAAATTTGAATTTGGTCCTGAATACTTAATTCCTAAACCACTCGATTCTCGCATCTTATCAAACATCACACCCCTGATTGCCAAATCTGCCATGGACGAAGGCGTGGCACAGCAGCCGATTAAAGATATGGGTGAGTATGTTGCTTCATTGAAGAAACTGGCACAGAAATTAAAGAAGGGGAAATTCTAA
- a CDS encoding ABC transporter permease: MLKDFFILSIQEIRHRRVRSILTLTGIIIGIAAIVSLIMLGQGLKNAIEGQFSALGNDKLFINAKGNSFTPGLSIDAVKITEKDLDIVRATSGVKLATGFVFTTAAIEINDQVRYFMIYGVSTDPDERKLWGESNSYKLDIGRVLENGDAHKVTIGAAYQDETLFGEPVELSDKILIKDVPFEVVGIMQKTGSPPDDQAISMPLEVYEDLFATNGELGILIAQTQSGEDPSQVALSIEEDLRDSRGLEEGKEDFTIQTPEEMGAIFGTILNIIQVVLIGIAAISLLVGGVNVMNTMYTSVLERTRMIGLMKAVGAKKNHILLLFLIESGIYGFVGGTIGVLIGIGIAKFVELIFVIAVGPAFLSIKVNWFFIIGVLLFSFIIGCLSGIAPAWRAARLHPVDGLRYE, encoded by the coding sequence ATGCTCAAAGATTTCTTCATATTAAGTATTCAGGAAATCCGTCATCGTCGTGTCCGTTCCATCCTTACTCTTACAGGTATCATTATTGGTATAGCTGCCATTGTTTCTTTAATTATGCTAGGTCAAGGTCTTAAGAATGCCATTGAGGGCCAATTCTCTGCCTTAGGTAACGATAAACTTTTCATCAATGCTAAAGGCAATTCCTTTACTCCTGGTCTAAGTATTGATGCAGTCAAAATCACTGAAAAAGATCTTGATATTGTACGTGCTACATCAGGTGTAAAACTAGCTACTGGTTTTGTCTTCACCACTGCGGCAATTGAGATCAATGATCAAGTGAGATACTTTATGATATATGGTGTTTCTACTGATCCTGATGAACGAAAATTATGGGGAGAATCCAATAGCTATAAACTTGATATTGGTAGGGTGCTTGAAAACGGTGACGCCCATAAAGTCACTATTGGTGCTGCCTATCAAGATGAAACACTTTTTGGCGAACCTGTTGAACTTAGTGATAAAATTCTCATTAAAGATGTTCCGTTTGAAGTCGTGGGTATCATGCAAAAAACGGGATCACCTCCTGATGACCAAGCTATTAGTATGCCTTTAGAAGTGTATGAAGATCTCTTCGCTACAAATGGCGAATTAGGGATTCTTATTGCTCAAACTCAATCTGGCGAAGATCCTTCTCAAGTAGCATTATCCATTGAAGAAGATTTACGCGATAGCCGTGGTCTAGAAGAAGGTAAAGAAGATTTTACTATTCAAACACCTGAAGAAATGGGAGCAATCTTTGGAACAATACTCAATATCATTCAAGTCGTGCTTATTGGCATAGCTGCCATTTCGCTTCTCGTAGGAGGAGTTAATGTCATGAATACCATGTATACTTCCGTTTTAGAACGAACCCGTATGATCGGACTCATGAAAGCAGTTGGTGCTAAGAAAAATCATATCCTTCTTTTATTTCTCATTGAATCCGGCATTTATGGGTTTGTAGGAGGAACTATCGGAGTATTGATTGGCATTGGCATTGCTAAATTTGTCGAGCTAATATTTGTCATTGCCGTTGGTCCTGCCTTTCTGTCCATAAAAGTCAACTGGTTTTTTATCATTGGAGTTTTGCTATTCTCTTTCATCATCGGCTGTCTCTCTGGCATAGCACCAGCCTGGAGAGCCGCAAGGTTACATCCCGTGGATGGATTAAGGTATGAGTAA
- a CDS encoding ABC transporter ATP-binding protein, whose translation MSPQPLIQLHDVWKTYIMGEERLDVLRGVNLTIHKGEFVAILGPSGSGKSTLMNQVGLLDVPTKGKITLENQDLSTLSENDLAQVRGKTIGFIFQQFNLIPTLTALENVMLPTLFQGLAQEERVRRATQLLATVGLDHRMDHKPGQLSGGQQQRVAIARSLVNNPSIILADEPTGNLDSISGTQIFELLIHLHRDEHKTLILITHDEELAHHAQRIVYMKDGKVDRIEERKTSTTKKNTKNNAALSPN comes from the coding sequence ATGTCTCCGCAACCTCTCATTCAACTTCACGACGTCTGGAAAACGTACATTATGGGCGAAGAACGTCTTGATGTTTTACGTGGCGTTAATCTTACTATTCACAAAGGCGAATTTGTAGCTATACTTGGTCCATCCGGAAGTGGCAAATCCACACTCATGAACCAAGTCGGCCTTCTTGATGTGCCTACAAAAGGTAAAATCACACTCGAAAATCAAGATCTCTCCACTCTTTCGGAAAATGATCTTGCCCAAGTGAGAGGCAAAACTATTGGGTTTATCTTTCAGCAATTTAATCTTATACCCACATTAACGGCATTAGAAAATGTTATGCTTCCTACATTATTTCAAGGGCTAGCTCAAGAAGAACGAGTCAGACGCGCAACGCAACTTCTCGCAACAGTAGGACTAGATCATCGTATGGATCATAAACCAGGTCAACTCTCTGGTGGACAACAACAACGCGTTGCCATTGCAAGATCATTAGTCAATAATCCCTCGATTATTCTTGCCGACGAACCGACGGGAAATCTTGATTCCATCTCAGGAACACAAATTTTTGAGCTTCTCATTCACCTTCACCGCGATGAACACAAAACACTCATTTTAATTACTCACGATGAAGAATTGGCTCACCATGCTCAACGTATTGTGTATATGAAAGACGGGAAAGTAGATCGTATAGAAGAGAGAAAAACATCTACAACTAAGAAAAACACAAAAAATAATGCTGCATTGTCACCTAATTAA
- a CDS encoding thrombospondin type 3 repeat-containing protein — protein MRMKTGLVSVFLLILLCAGFASAGDVSVFSNWAGTADRAIPFHANDANQLHRFGVQAAGERNVPFDILIELRQNNRQLVVYDSINNFLDNANGNHYNQNFVVNAGARGIRFDQPLEVRSRVTNANNARDTLTSTLTLCPDLNNNDVCDGPDDVCEDRDNDNTCDEQDNCPADANENQADQDNDNVGDACDDDCSGDDDNDNLCNEQDNCPDNANENQADRDGDGIGDACDRNNPPRFVPDPLPDFPSIIILPAGYERLPNEQFMIEFLGQDADNDELSFVFEDFGRNLPGFSQFPQTMIFRDLGRGNDNARWSGRIAQEGRYAFRVTVSDGLAQTSQIFALLIRNPPQCADADGDGICDEDDVCRGNDAAGDRDRDGICDNLDNCPANANPNQADADGDGVGDVCDVCPQDAQDQCNLCPQGDQDRDGICDNEDNCPAIPNPNQADQDGDGIGDVCDICVLDPNNDADGDGLCANIDRCDDDPANDADRDGICGNLDNCPAVPNPNQEDLDGDRVGDACDICFGNNAAGDVDGDGICGNLDQCVGDDAAGDQDRDGICNNADNCPANANPNQEDLDNDGIGDACDMCRGDNAAGDIDRDGICGNLDQCPGQNDQIDANNNGIPDCLEEEPLCPQGDQDNDGVCDNVDNCPAVRNPNQEDDDNDGIGNVCDICLDIDGDGICANIDNCPNIINPDQADADGDGIGDACDICPEGDVDGDGICGGLDNCPNVDNQDQADANNDGIGDACDVNCPGDADADGICDNVDNCPAVQNRGQEDLDNDGIGDACDLCIDVDQDDICDNVDPCPNDQNNQCNICPQGDQDNDGVCDNIDNCPAVPNPNQVDVDGDGIGNACDVCPVDAQNQCNVCPDADNDGVCDNQDQCIGDDRVGDRDNDGICDDRDICPDLNDDENPNGIDDANNNGIPDCLEPGQGNNGPVIVSRPIDITTEHKQYAYDVIARDDNGDQLVYSLREAPAGMTIDQQGHIHWEAENEGTERVIVEVTDGQSTAVQQYSLRVRSDFRGVQLSHVSLTEEFVQPGDHTSVTTIINNEGSVDLEDLRVTVAVPQLGFTRSSVLFDLDNGESDNREVVIQVPYGTPNGQYLVKVTAKADAFHEVAYRYLTVDDNQPSGWFWN, from the coding sequence ATGAGAATGAAAACTGGTCTTGTGAGTGTTTTTTTGCTGATTCTGCTTTGTGCAGGATTTGCCAGCGCAGGTGACGTTTCTGTCTTTAGTAATTGGGCAGGAACTGCGGACCGCGCTATTCCCTTTCATGCGAACGATGCAAACCAACTTCATCGATTTGGTGTGCAAGCAGCCGGAGAACGCAATGTTCCATTTGATATTCTTATTGAACTACGCCAAAATAATCGCCAGTTAGTAGTATACGATTCTATTAATAATTTCCTTGACAATGCCAATGGCAATCATTACAATCAAAACTTTGTGGTAAATGCTGGTGCTCGTGGCATTCGCTTTGATCAACCACTCGAAGTACGATCCAGAGTTACCAACGCTAACAATGCGCGTGATACTCTTACTAGCACTCTTACTCTATGTCCTGATCTTAACAATAACGATGTCTGCGACGGACCTGATGATGTCTGTGAAGACCGCGATAATGATAACACCTGTGACGAACAAGACAACTGCCCAGCTGATGCAAACGAAAACCAAGCGGACCAAGATAATGACAATGTTGGCGATGCCTGTGATGATGATTGCAGCGGTGACGATGATAATGATAACCTCTGTAACGAACAAGATAATTGCCCAGACAATGCAAACGAAAACCAAGCAGATCGCGATGGTGATGGAATCGGTGACGCGTGTGATCGTAACAATCCTCCTCGCTTTGTACCTGATCCCCTTCCTGACTTTCCTTCCATTATTATTCTTCCAGCAGGATATGAACGACTCCCTAATGAACAATTTATGATTGAATTTTTAGGACAAGATGCAGATAATGATGAACTCTCTTTTGTCTTTGAAGACTTTGGACGCAACCTTCCTGGATTTAGCCAGTTTCCTCAAACCATGATCTTTCGCGATCTTGGACGAGGCAACGACAATGCTCGTTGGTCTGGACGAATTGCCCAAGAAGGACGGTATGCTTTCCGCGTTACTGTCTCTGATGGTCTTGCGCAAACATCTCAAATTTTTGCATTATTAATTCGAAATCCTCCTCAATGCGCTGATGCTGATGGCGATGGCATTTGTGACGAAGACGATGTCTGCCGCGGCAACGATGCTGCTGGTGACCGTGATCGTGACGGCATCTGTGACAATCTTGATAACTGCCCTGCCAATGCTAATCCTAACCAAGCTGATGCTGATGGTGACGGAGTAGGTGATGTCTGTGATGTTTGCCCTCAAGACGCGCAGGATCAATGTAATCTCTGCCCACAAGGTGACCAAGATCGTGATGGCATCTGTGATAACGAAGATAATTGCCCAGCAATTCCAAACCCTAATCAAGCTGATCAAGATGGCGATGGCATCGGCGATGTCTGTGATATTTGCGTTCTTGATCCAAATAATGATGCTGATGGGGATGGTCTATGTGCCAATATTGATCGATGCGATGATGACCCTGCTAATGATGCAGACCGTGATGGTATTTGTGGCAACCTTGACAACTGCCCTGCTGTACCTAATCCTAACCAAGAAGATCTCGACGGTGATCGTGTTGGCGATGCCTGTGACATATGCTTTGGCAACAACGCTGCCGGCGATGTAGATGGCGATGGCATCTGTGGCAATCTTGATCAATGTGTAGGTGACGATGCTGCTGGCGACCAAGATCGTGATGGAATATGTAATAATGCTGACAACTGCCCAGCCAATGCAAACCCCAACCAAGAAGATCTTGACAATGATGGTATTGGCGACGCGTGTGATATGTGCCGTGGCGATAATGCTGCGGGCGATATTGACCGTGATGGTATCTGCGGTAATCTTGATCAATGCCCTGGTCAGAACGATCAAATTGATGCTAATAATAATGGTATTCCTGACTGCTTAGAAGAAGAACCTCTCTGCCCTCAAGGTGACCAAGACAATGATGGTGTTTGTGATAATGTAGACAATTGTCCTGCCGTTCGCAATCCTAATCAGGAAGACGATGACAATGATGGAATTGGAAATGTATGTGACATCTGTTTAGATATTGATGGTGATGGTATCTGTGCTAATATTGACAATTGTCCTAATATTATCAATCCTGATCAAGCTGATGCTGATGGTGACGGAATCGGTGATGCCTGTGACATTTGCCCTGAAGGCGATGTTGATGGTGATGGCATCTGTGGCGGACTTGATAACTGTCCTAACGTAGATAACCAAGATCAAGCCGATGCTAATAACGACGGTATTGGTGATGCCTGTGATGTCAATTGTCCTGGCGATGCTGATGCTGACGGAATTTGCGACAATGTAGACAACTGCCCTGCAGTTCAAAATCGCGGACAAGAAGATCTTGACAATGATGGTATTGGCGATGCATGTGATCTCTGTATTGATGTGGATCAAGATGATATCTGTGATAATGTCGATCCTTGCCCTAACGATCAAAACAATCAATGCAATATCTGCCCACAAGGCGATCAAGATAACGATGGTGTCTGTGATAATATCGATAACTGTCCTGCCGTACCTAATCCTAACCAAGTTGATGTAGACGGTGATGGTATTGGTAATGCCTGTGACGTATGCCCAGTTGATGCGCAAAATCAATGTAATGTTTGCCCTGACGCTGACAACGATGGTGTCTGTGACAACCAAGATCAATGTATTGGCGACGACCGTGTAGGAGATCGTGATAATGATGGCATCTGTGATGATCGCGATATTTGTCCTGACCTCAATGACGATGAGAACCCTAACGGTATTGATGATGCGAACAATAATGGTATTCCCGATTGTTTAGAACCAGGTCAAGGAAATAATGGTCCTGTGATTGTGTCACGTCCTATTGATATCACTACTGAACATAAACAGTATGCTTATGATGTTATTGCTCGTGATGATAATGGAGATCAATTAGTGTACAGCTTACGCGAAGCACCAGCTGGCATGACTATTGATCAACAAGGTCATATCCATTGGGAAGCAGAAAATGAGGGGACAGAACGCGTCATTGTTGAAGTAACTGATGGTCAATCTACAGCAGTACAACAATATAGCCTTCGTGTTCGCAGTGACTTTCGTGGAGTTCAACTCTCTCACGTTTCATTAACCGAAGAATTTGTCCAACCAGGAGATCATACTTCAGTAACCACTATCATCAATAATGAAGGTTCAGTAGATCTTGAGGACCTCCGTGTTACTGTGGCAGTTCCTCAATTAGGATTTACTCGTTCAAGTGTTTTGTTTGACCTTGATAATGGGGAATCTGATAATCGTGAGGTTGTTATTCAAGTTCCTTATGGTACACCTAATGGTCAATATCTTGTGAAAGTAACTGCGAAAGCAGACGCATTCCATGAAGTTGCTTATCGTTACCTCACTGTTGATGATAACCAACCTTCAGGATGGTTTTGGAATTAG